In Vespula pensylvanica isolate Volc-1 chromosome 21, ASM1446617v1, whole genome shotgun sequence, one genomic interval encodes:
- the LOC122636233 gene encoding Krueppel-like factor luna isoform X2: protein MERYLKDEPKLQSYKKLPTELDTAPWNLFRAPPISWTATTGTANSQFESPIKMEVTTSSDDRETLCLEDIKFGPGDHNHNGRDRDLLDRHLDSLSMSSASSACSALSWDSSPSLSCTTLILKKEPSEDLEEDEEHEEIEEEEDSGCESEGQILTPPSSPGSGQGHSNSSHSSSGSSMLDVHNLNLHGTGGRSAIVRVTTSNAQGVARLISMTANGFSAVASTQHAHTGASASASTVSNRHHARSHEHSPPDTKRRIHKCQFPGCKKVYTKSSHLKAHQRTHTGEKPYKCSWEGCEWRFARSDELTRHYRKHTGAKPFKCRHCDRCFSRSDHLALHMKRHV, encoded by the exons ATGGAGAGGTACCTGAAGGACGAGCCGAAGCTACAATCGTACAAAAAGTTGCCCACGGAATTGGACACAGCACCCTGGAATCTTTTCAGGGCGCCACCTATTTCGTGGACGGCAACCACTGGCACCGCCAACTCACAATTTGAGTCCCCAATCAAAATGGAG GTAACGACGTCGTCAGACGACAGAGAGACGCTTTGTCTGGAGGACATCAAATTTGGACCTGGCGATCACAACCACAATGGCCGTGATAGGGATCTCCTCGATCGACACCTCGACTCTTTATCGATGTCATCGGCTAGTTCAGCGTGTTCGGCGTTATCTTGGGATAGCTCGCCCTCCCTCTCGTGTACGACGCTTATTCTTAAAAAGGAACCGAGCGAAGACCtcgaggaggatgaggaacACGAG GAGatcgaggaagaggaggacaGCGGGTGTGAGAGCGAAGGTCAGATCCTGACACCGCCGTCGAGTCCAGGCTCGGGTCAAGGTCATTCCAACTCCAGTCACTCGTCGAGCGGTAGTTCGATGCTCGACGTGCACAACCTCAACCTTCATGGAACGGGCGGTAGGAGTGCAATCGTCAGGGTTACCACCAGCAACGCGCAGGGCGTCGCGAG ACTAATCTCCATGACGGCAAATGGCTTCTCAGCGGTCGCGAGCACACAGCACGCGCATACAGGTGCGAGTGCATCAGCGAGCACGGTATCCAATAGGCATCATGCGAGGAGCCACGAGCACAGCCCACCCGACACGAAACGCAGGATACACAAATGCCAATTTCCGGGATGCAAAAAGGTTTATACCAAGAGTTCGCATCTTAAAGCCCACCAGAGGACACATACGG GTGAGAAGCCGTACAAGTGCAGCTGGGAAGGATGCGAATGGCGATTTGCTCGTTCGGACGAGCTAACGCGTCACTATCGCAAGCACACTGGAGCGAAGCCGTTCAAATGTCGGCATTGCGACCGATGCTTTTCCCGCAGTGATCACCTCGCGCTCCACATGAAGAGACACGTATAA
- the LOC122636233 gene encoding Krueppel-like factor 6 isoform X1 produces the protein MDILPSGNIFRELQDIHDTGYFSAQPSLEDHWQQTCYEMERYLKDEPKLQSYKKLPTELDTAPWNLFRAPPISWTATTGTANSQFESPIKMEVTTSSDDRETLCLEDIKFGPGDHNHNGRDRDLLDRHLDSLSMSSASSACSALSWDSSPSLSCTTLILKKEPSEDLEEDEEHEEIEEEEDSGCESEGQILTPPSSPGSGQGHSNSSHSSSGSSMLDVHNLNLHGTGGRSAIVRVTTSNAQGVARLISMTANGFSAVASTQHAHTGASASASTVSNRHHARSHEHSPPDTKRRIHKCQFPGCKKVYTKSSHLKAHQRTHTGEKPYKCSWEGCEWRFARSDELTRHYRKHTGAKPFKCRHCDRCFSRSDHLALHMKRHV, from the exons ACATGCTACGAGATGGAGAGGTACCTGAAGGACGAGCCGAAGCTACAATCGTACAAAAAGTTGCCCACGGAATTGGACACAGCACCCTGGAATCTTTTCAGGGCGCCACCTATTTCGTGGACGGCAACCACTGGCACCGCCAACTCACAATTTGAGTCCCCAATCAAAATGGAG GTAACGACGTCGTCAGACGACAGAGAGACGCTTTGTCTGGAGGACATCAAATTTGGACCTGGCGATCACAACCACAATGGCCGTGATAGGGATCTCCTCGATCGACACCTCGACTCTTTATCGATGTCATCGGCTAGTTCAGCGTGTTCGGCGTTATCTTGGGATAGCTCGCCCTCCCTCTCGTGTACGACGCTTATTCTTAAAAAGGAACCGAGCGAAGACCtcgaggaggatgaggaacACGAG GAGatcgaggaagaggaggacaGCGGGTGTGAGAGCGAAGGTCAGATCCTGACACCGCCGTCGAGTCCAGGCTCGGGTCAAGGTCATTCCAACTCCAGTCACTCGTCGAGCGGTAGTTCGATGCTCGACGTGCACAACCTCAACCTTCATGGAACGGGCGGTAGGAGTGCAATCGTCAGGGTTACCACCAGCAACGCGCAGGGCGTCGCGAG ACTAATCTCCATGACGGCAAATGGCTTCTCAGCGGTCGCGAGCACACAGCACGCGCATACAGGTGCGAGTGCATCAGCGAGCACGGTATCCAATAGGCATCATGCGAGGAGCCACGAGCACAGCCCACCCGACACGAAACGCAGGATACACAAATGCCAATTTCCGGGATGCAAAAAGGTTTATACCAAGAGTTCGCATCTTAAAGCCCACCAGAGGACACATACGG GTGAGAAGCCGTACAAGTGCAGCTGGGAAGGATGCGAATGGCGATTTGCTCGTTCGGACGAGCTAACGCGTCACTATCGCAAGCACACTGGAGCGAAGCCGTTCAAATGTCGGCATTGCGACCGATGCTTTTCCCGCAGTGATCACCTCGCGCTCCACATGAAGAGACACGTATAA